A single window of Salvia splendens isolate huo1 chromosome 6, SspV2, whole genome shotgun sequence DNA harbors:
- the LOC121807936 gene encoding purple acid phosphatase 15-like, whose protein sequence is MRLQMEALLHKYEVDIVFSGHVHAYERMNRVYNYTLDPCGAVYITVGDGGNIEKVDVDHADEEGTCPSPSDNVPEFGGVCHTNFSFGVGKGGFCWDRQPEWRAYRESSFGHGIGTRISTRRTAEAIRFTSFDSLSCVWLDLR, encoded by the exons ATGAGGTTGCAAATGGAAGCACTTCTCCACAAATATGAAGTTGACATTGTGTTTTCTGGTCAT GTGCACGCGTACGAGAGGATGAATCGGGTCTACAACTACACGTTGGATCCGTGTGGGGCCGTGTACATCACGGTTGGGGATGGGGGCAACATTGAGAAAGTTGACGTTGATCACGCGGATGAGGAGGGGACCTGCCCTTCTCCAAGTGACAACGTGCCCGAGTTTGGGGGTGTGTGTCACACAAATTTCTCGTTTGGAGTGGGGAAAGGCGGATTCTGCTGGGACAGACAGCCCGAGTGGAGGGCATATAGAGAGAGCAGCTTCGGACATGGCATCGGAACCAGGATATCTACAAGGAGAACAGCCGAGGCGATCAGATTTACGTCGTTCGACAGCCTGAGCTGTGTTTGGCTGGATCTAAGGTAG